From the Anoplopoma fimbria isolate UVic2021 breed Golden Eagle Sablefish chromosome 14, Afim_UVic_2022, whole genome shotgun sequence genome, one window contains:
- the phf24 gene encoding PHD finger protein 24, producing the protein MGVLMSKKHQVEKVQKCNAVVSAFQAGVKERPAPAKQADGEVEEGEGPDESSATPDEKKADEAEKEETDNNAGPSTSAPARDECKVNQEAWSRLRDGKGVEPEDLDKSHQLTPPAFVRPKREADDDQPVEVELLKKEQPPNDEMCDVCEVWTADDLYPCRICTRMFHDGCLRELGYLRAEALQEMRDTAHTVTGWSCYYCDNLNLLLTEEEMYSLMETFKQCKIIPESCLVSDELLQYRHFASKQLFDKDLTDEQEEEVLAQFAAMDPEKKGQIEWSDFLYYESLVVLKKFRTENSMVRLLTAKERNNARSVFLALDLDEDGVITRAECRQAQQSWFHKLNKDSQSCNVRLMGLCSPMNCGISHVGPMSESSPASSGSERSKTDDSRPVTWADFLKESAIYIVSARPNSSAMHIRLPL; encoded by the exons ATGGGAGTGCTCATGTCAAAGAAGCATCAGGTGGAGAAGGTGCAGAAATGCAACGCCGTCGTCTCGGCCTTCCAGGCGGGCGTTAAGGAGCGTCCAGCTCCAGCCAAACAAGCAGACGGAGAAGTGGAGGAGGGCGAAGGCCCCGACGAATCCTCAGCCACTCCCGACGAGAAGAAGGCAGACGAAGCGGAGAAGGAAGAAACAGACAATAACGCAGGCCCGTCGACTTCGGCCCCAGCGAGGGACGAGTGTAAGGTCAACCAGGAAGCTTGGTCGAGGTTACGTGACGGGAAAGGGGTGGAGCCTGAAGATCTTGATAAGAGCCATCAGCTCACGCCGCCTGCTTTCGTTCGTCCAAAAAGGGAAGCCGATGATGACCAGCCTGTAGAGGTGGAGCTGCTAAAGAAAGAGCAG CCGCCAAACGATgagatgtgtgatgtgtgtgaggTGTGGACCGCCGACGACCTGTACCCCTGCAGGATCTGCACTCGGATGTTCCACGACGGCTGCCTGAGGGAGCTGGGCTACCTGAGAGCCGAGGCCCTGCAGGAGATGAGAGATACGGCCCACACCGTTACTGGCTGGAGCTGCTACTATTGT GATAATCTGAATCTACTCCtgacagaggaagagatgtACAGCCTCATGGAGACCTTCAAACAGTGCAAGATCATCCCAG AGTCATGCCTGGTGTCAGACGAGCTGCTGCAGTACCGCCACTTTGCATCCAAGCAGCTGTTCGATAAGGACCTGACtgatgagcaggaggaggaagtccTGGCTCAGTTTGCAGCAATGGATCCCGAGAAGAAGGGTCAAATCGAGTGGTCTGACTTCCTTTACTATGAGTCGCTGGTAGTGTTGAAGAAGTTTCGGACAGAG aaCTCAATGGTGCGCCTGTTGACTGCCAAGGAGAGAAACAACGCCCGGTCAGTGTTCCTGGCTCTGGATCTGGATGAAGATGGTGTGATCACAAGAGCAGAATGCCGCCAGGCCCAGCAGTCCTGGTTCCACAAGCTCAACAAAGACTCGCAGTCTTGCAATGTGAG ACTCATGGGACTCTGCTCTCCTATGAATTGTGG TATCAGTCATGTTGGCCCCATGAGCGAGAGCAGTCCTGCCAGCTCTGGCAGTGAACGGAGCAAGACTGATGACAGCAG GCCAGTGACCTGGGCAGACTTTTTAAAGGAGAGTGCCATCTACATAGTGTCTGCGCGGCCCAATAGTTCTGCCATGCACATCCGTCTGCCTCTATAA
- the prkab1a gene encoding 5'-AMP-activated protein kinase subunit beta-1a, translated as MGNTSSERAAMGHGEKGQRRDSRGTKDGGGPKILMDSPEDADIFHGEDMKAPLEKEEFLAWQQDLEVDDKGPTLDRPTVFRWTGDGKEVYLSGSFNNWANKIPLIRSQNTFVAIVDLPEGEHQYKFYVDGQWTHDPAEPVVTSQLGTVNNIIQVRKTDFEVFDALMVDSQKCSDMSDLSSSPPGPYHQDAYVPKQEEKIKSPPILPPHLLQVILNKDTGISCDPALLPEPNHVMLNHLYALSIKDGVMVLSATHRYKKKYVTTLLYKPI; from the exons ATGGGGAATACAAGCAGTGAGAGGGCTGCCATGGGCCATGGGGAGAAGGGTCAGCGGAGGGACAGCCGAGGTACCAAGGATGGAGGGGGGCCAAAAATCCTGATGGACAGCCCTGAGGATGCAGATATTTTTCACGGTGAAGACATGAAA GCTCCTCTGGAGAAAGAGGAGTTCCTTGCATGGCAGCAAGACTTGGAAGTAGATGACAAAGGGCCAACTCTAGACCGACCAACAGTCTTTCGCTGGACTGGAGATGGCAAGGAGGTCTACCTCTCTGGATCCTTCAACAACTGGGCCAACAAGATTCCTCTCATACGAAG TCAGAACACCTTTGTGGCCATTGTTGATCTGCCAGAAGGGGAGCATCAGTACAAGTTCTATGTGGACGGCCAGTGGACCCACGACCCAGCTGAG CCAGTTGTGACCAGTCAGCTCGGGACGGTCAACAACATCATCCAGGTGAGGAAAACAGACTTCGAGGTGTTCGACGCTCTCATGGTGGACTCGCAGAAATGCTCCGACATGTCAG atctctccagctctcctccCGGGCCGTATCATCAGGACGCCTATGTGCCTAAACAGGAAGAGAAGATTAAGTctccccccatcctcccccctcACCTGCTACAGGTCATCCTCAACAAAGACACTGGGATTTCT TGTGACCCTGCACTACTACCAGAACCCAACCATGTCATGCTCAACCACCTCTACGCTCTTTCCATAAAG GATGGAGTGATGGTGCTCAGCGCGACACATCGCTACAAGAAGAAGTATGTCACCACGCTGCTATACAAGCCCATCTGA